Within the Ananas comosus cultivar F153 linkage group 25, ASM154086v1, whole genome shotgun sequence genome, the region CATTGGGTATTGTGGAGGCACCACTCAAACTGATGACACCTATTACAACGTTCCTTATGCTAGAGAAGGTAAGCTTTGGCATTGATTGTCCTTGTATAGAGAATGATGAGATTATTGAGCATTATCTTAGTGTAGAATTTTATGATTTGGTGTTGCAGAAGTATCATGGCCTTCACATGCAGATGATGAGCATTTGGGGATGTCTGCTCTGACACATAATGATTTCTTCGACTTGTCGATCAGGAACTATAGTTTAGGTACTCAGAAATTCGGAATATTCTCCATTATTTTCTCATAATCTTGTgctccttttgtttttttaatgttttgctCTTCAAATAGGCAATGAGGGTGGCGAAGTAGAGGCAGAGGATATGGAACCCTCAAGTTCATGTTCAAGTCCAGGGGAAAAGTCATATGAAGAGGACTGGTCTTTAGAGCTTGCAGATGATTTTTCTGAAATAGATGGTGAAGTAGGAAAGAGATTGAATCAGATGGTTCCCATTCCTGTGAGTCCATCGATACTTTGGAGCTTCAGTTAAGAAATGATTGCAATAACCATTAGTTGCAAAGGGAATCATGATATTTAAGAAGGTCAACTTCTAAATGTGTGCTTGTGAATGCTATAATTTTATCCATTACTGGTTATCCAATAGTTCTTTCAGTAAATTTTGTGTTTACTTCTTGTGCCTTGTATATTAAGTGTTTTGTATTACTGTTACTTCCCCTGTGACATACGTAACCATCTAATCTTGATGTTTTTCTTCAGTTTTTCGTCTTTGTTGTAAGTTAGACTTTGGGTGGTTGTTGATGTGAAAACAGTGTTTAGACAGTGTTTGAGACAGATAAATGATTTTGTCAGGCTGCATTTCCATTGCAGCTTCAATTGtacagtgtttttttttaaaaaaattcctaaATAATCTTGTTTTTTTgggccaaaaaaaatattatttgacttGTGTGGCCTCTCTGAATCATAAAATTCTTCATTTCTGCAGCATGTTCCTAGAATAAATGGAGAAATTCCATCTGTTGATGAAGCCACTTCGGATCATCAAAGGTTGATCGATAGGTATGGCTTTTAGCAGCGCATACTCGAATTATTATCTGATGTTTCATCTCTTTATAACAGTCCTAGACAAATTTAGAGTAGCTAATTTAGCTGCACATgtgatcttaaattttattttattttatttttcttgttgaaAGCTTGGCCACAAGATTTCATAGTCTCAGCAAGAActaaacttaaacttaaacttaaactATGTGTATCTGTTTAATTTCTACAAATCCGGTTTTGTAGGTTGCAATTGTATGATCTAGTGGAGCTTAAGGTTGAGGGAGATGGTAACTGTCAGGTTAGTAGATGTTACTAATTTCTGAATATGAAGTATCTATTATGTGTGTATCTTAAAGTAACATAAATACTCAAAAGGAAGGTAAAATGGCCAAAGCTAAAAATTTGCATTCTTGAATCTAACAAAGATTGCGTTCTTCTTAAGAAATGGACAGTAAAGAAGAATTTGCACATGTACCTTtgtattttatctatatatttggGGAATTAAAGATGGGTATCTTCTTGTATTTTGTCCCATtcctttctctttatttttcttacaaGCTAACAAGCTCTTGAACTAAAACCAGATTCCAACTGGAACTCTTTCCGTCTGCTGACTAACATTGTTTAATATATCCTGAACTTTACAGTTCCGGGCACTATCTGATCAGTTTTACCGTAGTCCTGAACACCACAAATTTGTGAGGCAGCAAGTGGTCAATCAGGTTAGTTCTTAATGAGTTAGTATCATTCTTCCAACCTTTTCCCCTCTAATTGCTTTGTAGATTCTGCATGATGTTTATACTTGCTTAActatagcttcttttttttttttacccggTGAACCAGCTTGAGTCCCACCCTGAGATCTACGAGGGATATGTTCCCATGGCATATAACGACTATTTGAAAAAGCTGTCAAAGTATGTTGGCTTTCTTCTAACTGCTAATTAGGTTGATTTTATTGTTTGGCAGCATATTGATGTAATATGCTGGTTATGTTTTATGTAAAGCAGAAGCGGTGAATGGGGTGATCATGTAACATTACAGGCGGCTGCTGACTCGGTATACTTTTCCTTCTGTATAAGCTCCcaactttttatatattgtctcgGACCCAGTACATTTTCTCTGCAACTACTGCTTTACATTAAGAGAACTAGAAGAATTACGGTAAAGACTTTCATGAAATGATGAAATTAACCATTGATTTAATAATCATTTTCTCAATTTAAAAGTACGTAACAACTTTTGCATATGAAGTGGGTCTTGAATAACCATCCATCTTACTAATCTCCTGCAGTATGGTGTCAAAATTTTTGTTATAACATCATTCAAGGATACTTGTTACATCGAGATTCTGCCCAATGTTCAGAAGTCTAAACGAGGTATGTTTCGCCTAACATGAAGCATACGGACCTCAGACAGATGGCTTCATAAATATATTCTTGTAGTTTATTAAAATCTACCTTCTAATATTTGATTATTTATTACTTTGTGTGTTTAATAATGAGAACCCGTTTTTCTATCAATTTCGGTACTTGTTTATTTGGTTTGAAACTGTAGCTGTATTGGCATACATCTTGCAGTTATATTCTTGAGCTTTTGGGCTGAGGTGCATTACAACTCAATTTATCCCGAAGGGGGTAAGTAACTAATATGATTGAACTGTTCACTTGTATCCCTTAGAGGGGACGAGATAATTTCTTTTAAAGCACATCTAAAAATTCTGAATGACAATCGATGTTCACTAAACCATTTGGACTTGGATTACCTGCAGATCTCCCGACCTCgcggacgaagaagaagaaaaggtggTGGCGCTTCGGAAATAAGCACTGAAAGCAGCAACAGGCCCCGAGCGACATCTTATGCTTCCGTTGCTCGAGAATTGTGAATTCTCAAAGCCAGATTCGACGGAGGCAATGATATCTGTTCATCTTAATCCATTTTGTTCTACATAAAAGCTTGTTTAATGCCAAACGGCGCCCCGGCCTATgacattttttttcctctccttgTTTTTCCCTAAATATTTCTCGgctatttataatttatgcaaTTTCACGAAGATGGCAGTTTATTAGTATGCTCTGCCTTATTTTTGAGAAGTTTTTCAGTGCAGTGACGAGTTGTGAGCCTTAAACCCGGTCCTAATCGGGCCTGGCCCGCTAAGGTTTTTGCTTTGTAACGGTTCATGCTCcgtaattgaaaaaaaaaaaataaaaaaatcagggCTTTGTGCCGGAGCCCTATTGGGCGCGGAGTCCATTTTATGTGGGGTCGAGTATTGAGTTTATTTTCTTAGCCCCAGTTCATTGTTAGCACCGCTAATATCAACGCTACTGCGAAAGAAACACCATAGCCAAATGAATCAATCACTGATGTTGCGAATATTTCGAGCTCCGTATGTTCCTAacatacaaaagaaaaatcatagGATTTTGCATGCTTCTGTAAGCACCAATTTTTAGAGCTATtgaataagaatatatatatatatatacacacgcacATGGAGCGTCGTATTTGATCTGGTTCCACCAGAAGTTTACGGTTCATGGTCCCCGGCTTTTGAGTTCTGGTGCAACAACCTGTCGGACATTTAGGACGCACAAAATTATTTGCTGCGACGCACAACCATTATTTGCTCCGTTCCGTCGTAGCCACCATTTCGCTTCGACGCTGATGTCGAGtcaaacaagcccttaaaaTAGCCCTTACTGGAGCCCGTTGGCACCACGTTATGGTGGGGCGGATCAAGGCTAAATCGCACCCAGGCCCGTCCCATTTACATCCACCATTTCCACCAGGAGGAAGCGAAAGCGCCCGGTTTGACTTTCTGACCGCCGAAACTGGCCCAGTAGGGCCCACCCCGAACTGCCAAGCGGCGAACTTCCCAACCCCGGCGCAGGTTTGTTATCGTGCGCCAAACCCTAAAACTCTCTCCCGCACTCTTGAAGCATCCAGACCTACGTACTTTCTCGAAGCTCCGCTCCAAAAACGTTGCTCCTAGAAACTGCTCCCCAAACCCCTCCTCTTCCCCGCCACCATTTCCCCGAACCCCCTTCGTCGATCAAAGCTCACGACCGGAAAACCCTAGCGATCCTCCACAGCAATGGCGACCACCAACGCTCTCTCCTCTGCCTCCATCCTCTCCTCATCC harbors:
- the LOC109729020 gene encoding uncharacterized protein LOC109729020 isoform X1, which produces MTMYEQDQDSLRWGGFDPFHDPFSSIGYCGGTTQTDDTYYNVPYAREEVSWPSHADDEHLGMSALTHNDFFDLSIRNYSLGNEGGEVEAEDMEPSSSCSSPGEKSYEEDWSLELADDFSEIDGEVGKRLNQMVPIPHVPRINGEIPSVDEATSDHQRLIDRLQLYDLVELKVEGDGNCQFRALSDQFYRSPEHHKFVRQQVVNQLESHPEIYEGYVPMAYNDYLKKLSKSGEWGDHVTLQAAADSYGVKIFVITSFKDTCYIEILPNVQKSKRVIFLSFWAEVHYNSIYPEGDLPTSRTKKKKRWWRFGNKH
- the LOC109729020 gene encoding uncharacterized protein LOC109729020 isoform X2, translated to MTMYEQDQDSLRWGGFDPFHDPFSSIGYCGGTTQTDDTYYNVPYAREEVSWPSHADDEHLGMSALTHNDFFDLSIRNYSLGNEGGEVEAEDMEPSSSCSSPGEKSYEEDWSLELADDFSEIDGEVGKRLNQMVPIPHVPRINGEIPSVDEATSDHQRLIDRLQLYDLVELKVEGDGNCQFRALSDQFYRSPEHHKFVRQQVVNQLESHPEIYEGYVPMAYNDYLKKLSKSGEWGDHVTLQAAADSLYS